One Lepus europaeus isolate LE1 chromosome 7, mLepTim1.pri, whole genome shotgun sequence DNA segment encodes these proteins:
- the THY1 gene encoding thy-1 membrane glycoprotein, whose amino-acid sequence MNPAIGIALLLTVLQVSRGQKVTSLTACLVDQSLRLDCRHENTTSVPIQHEFSLTREKKKHVLHGTWGVPEYTYRARTNFTSRYNIKVLYLANFTTKDEGTYTCELRVSGQPTQSSHQNVSVLRDKLVKCEGINLLAQNTSWLLLLLLSLSLLQATDFISL is encoded by the exons ATGAACCCCGCCATTGGCATCGCGCTGCTGCTGACAG TCTTGCAGGTGTCCCGAGGGCAGAAGGTGACCAGCCTGACAGCCTGCCTGGTGGACCAGAGCCTGCGTCTGGACTGCCGGCATGAGAACACCACGAGCGTGCCCATCCAGCACGAGTTCAGCCTGACCCGCGAGAAGAAGAAGCACGTGCTGCACGGCACGTGGGGTGTGCCCGAGTACACGTACCGCGCCCGCACCAACTTCACCAGCAGGTACAACATCAAGGTCCTCTACCTGGCCAACTTCACCACCAAGGACGAAGGCACCTACACCTGCGAACTGCGCGTCTCCGGCCAGCCGACTCAGAGCTCCCACCAGAACGTGTCTGTGCTCAGAG ACAAGCTGGTCAAGTGCGAGGGCATCAACCTGCTGGCTCAGAACACCtcgtggctgctgctgctcctgctctcGCTGTCCCTGCTCCAGGCCACGGATTTCATTTCCCTGTGA